From the genome of Solanum lycopersicum chromosome 12, SLM_r2.1:
ACCTGTCGTACGCCAAGGAACCTGGTTGAGTTATATCAAGCTTCCCTGAAGAAGGTGAAAAATAACGCAGAAACCAACTTTATCACGGAAGATACTGTTGAACCCATGCATCTAGATGTAGCGGATTTCTTTGAGAATCCCGAAGGAAAGATAGATCACCTGATAGGTGATGGGTCTGTGATAATgtaaatataattcattttcGTCGTTTATATGAACTAGTATGAATATGTTTTCCTAGATTTGTAAATAACTAAAAGGTTGTGTAATGTTTTTgtttagtaataatattataatgtttatttcttttatattttttatcttgaaGAGTATATGAATACCTCAATGATCAATCATGaagatatttgtataattaatagTGGAACAGTGCATGCCATATTCGAATATGAGAAATATTTCTCCTACCTGCTTAGAAGAAAAGCAAATGTTACTACAATTTCTGGTAATTCAAACTTAATAGAAGGCTCCGGAAGAGCTACTATATTTCTGCCTAAGGGGACAAAACTTGTCATAGAAGATGCTTTGTTCTCTTCTAAATCCCCAAGATACCCgttaagttttaaagatatttacCGAAATGGATATCATGTTGAgacaataaatgaaatgaatgttgaATACCTTGGTATTACCAAGATGTCTCAGACCAGAAATATGTATTGGAGAAATTATCAACTTTATCTTATGGCCtgtattatgcaaaaataagtaCGATTGAAGCACACTCTATCGTAAACCAGAAGTTTACTGACTTAAAGACTTTTGTGCTTTGGCATGACCGAATAGGTCATCCTGGAtcaataatgatgagatgaatCATTGAAAACTCAAATGGTCATCTATTAAAAAACCTGAAGATTCTTACAAATGATGAGTTTTCATGTGCTGCTTGCTGCCAAGGCAAATTGATTACTAGGTCATCACCAATGAAGGTTAACATTGAATCCCCTCAATTTTTGGAACGAATACATggggatatttgtggacctattcaccCATCTAGTGGgtcatttagatattttatgttCCTAATAGACGCATCTTCAAGATGGTCTCAAGTGTGCCTCTTATCATCTCGCAACCTAgcgtttgcaaaattattggcacaaatGATACGATTAAGAGCGCAATTTCCAGATTATCCCATTAAGACAATTCGTCTTGATAATGCTAGCGAATTCACATCCCAAGCTTTTGATGCTTATTGTGTATCGGTAGGGATAAAAGTTGAACATCCTATAGCTTatgttcatactcaaaatggTCTTGCTGAGTCATTTATTAAGCTCTTACAATTGATAGCAAGACCTCTACTTATGAAAAGTGAGTTGCCTACTACTGTTTGGGGTCATTCTATCTTACATGCAGCATCACTTGTTCGTCTCAGACCGacttattataataaatactcCCCATTACAATTGGTATTTGGTCATGAACCAAATATTGCTCATCTTCGAAATTTTGGATGTGCTGTATATGTTCCTGTAGCACCACCTCAGCGCACCAAGATGGGCCCTCAAAGAAGGTTAGGcatatatgttgggtttgattGACCCTCAATAATTCGCTACCTTGAGCCATTGACGGGAGATTTATTCACTGCAAGATTTGCAGATGTCGATTTGACGAAACAAATTTTCCGCAATTAGGGggagagaaaaataaacttaaaagtgaaATTGCATGAAAGATTCATCATTATCTCATTTTGATCCACGCTCCCCTGTGTGTGAACAAGAGGTCCAGAAGATCATCCATTTGCAAAACATAGCAAATCAAATGTCAGACCCATTTACTGATTCAAAAAGGATAACAAAGTCACATATTCCTGCAGTAAATGTGCCTATCCGAATCGACGTCCCAAAAGGACCATCTACAAGTGTCATAGCTTCTGAATCACAAATACGCCTGAAGCGTGGTAGACCATTGGGTTCAAAAGATAAGAATGCTagaaaaagaagtacaaaaaatgACACTATAAAAGAATTTCACGAAGAAATTCAAGATCTGATTAATCCTGATATTCTTAAAGAGATTAGTGAACCGAGACTCAAGTAAATGAAGCTCTCAATAAGTTCTTTTAAAGGTGATGGGATAAGTTTAGATCGATCAAAAATCATAGTGGATAATGTTTTCGCATATGATGTTGCACTTAACATTATGCAAGGAAATGAGGATCTTGAACCTCTATCCGTCGAAGAATGTCGACAAAGACGTGATTTGCCAAAATggcaagaagcaattcaatcaGAATTGAATTCACTTGCTAAGCGTGAGGTTTTTGGATCAGTAGTCCAAACGCCTAGTGATGTTAAACCAATTGGCTATAAATGAGTCTTTGTACGAAAAGAAATGAGAGAAATGAGATTGTAAGATACAAGGCACGCCTTGTTGCACAAGGATTCTCTCAACAACCTGGTGTCGACTATGAAGAAACATATTCACCTATTATGgacatgaaaatcttgaaattcatctAATGGATGTGGTTACAGCTTACCTTTACGGTTCActtgataatgaaatttatatgaaagttTCAGAAGGACTTAAAATGCCTGAAGCATGTAGTTCAAAATCTCGAGAAATGTATTCAATCAGATTACAAAAGTCATTATATGGCTTAAAACAATCAGGGCGCATGTGGTATAATCGCCTCAGTGAGTACTTGATAAAACAAGGTTATATAAACGATGTCATTTGTCCttgtatatttattaagaaaacaacattggagttttttattcttgttatttaTGTGGATGACATTAATCTCATTGGAACTCCAGAAGAGGTTCAAAAGGCAAATGAATATCTAAAGgaagaatttgagatgaaagaccttggaaagacaaaaatttgtcttggactacaaataacatatttagtagaCGGGGTCTTCATCCATCAATCTGCCTATACTGAAAAAATCTTGAAACGATTTTACATGGACAAAGCACATCCATTAAGTACTCCAATGATTGTCCGATCACTTGAAGTGAGTAAGGATCCATTCCGACCTCAAGAAGAGAATGAGGAACCTCTTGGTCCAGAAGTACCTTATCTTAGTGGAATTGGGGCACTTATGTATCTTGCTAATGCTACGAGACCTGACAtagcattttattttaatttgttagcaAGATATAGTTCTTCCCCTACACGAAGACATTGGAATGGAGTTAAACATATATTGCGATATCTAAGGGGAACTAGTGATATGGGTCTGTTTTATACTAACAAAGATAGTGCAGATCTTGTTGGTCATGTAGATGCAGGTTATTTATCTGACCCACATAAAGCTCGATCATAAACATGCTATTTGTTCACATACGGAGGTACTGCTATATAATGGCAATCTATGAAGCAGTCTATTATcgctacttcttcaaatcatgctgaGATAATAGCCATTCATGAAGCAGGTAGAGAATGTGTATGGTTAAGATCAGTAATACATTATATCAAAGAAAGATGTGGTTTGAAGTGTGACGTCAAGATACCCACAATACTCTTTGAAGACAATGCTACATGCATAGCTCAATTATTGATGTGCGACAAATTCGTTCGAGTGATAATCCAGCAGATTTATTTACTAAATCTTTACCGGCCTCAACTCTTGAGAAGATGGTTCACAAAATTGGAATGCGGAAACTTAACCATCTGAATCGTGATTTTTATCAGGGGGAGTAAAATACGcattgtactcttttttccttagtctaggttttgtcccactgggttttcctagAAAAATTTTTAATGAGGTAGCAAAtaatgcgtatcaaaagatatgtgtactcttttttcttcactagaatttttcccacagggttttttttctagtaaggttttaaggAGGCACaatatctatggacatccaagggggagtgttataaatccattaaataagtggatagtccataaagttagtacatgaacaaccattcatattcactaggttacatgaacctttttggataagaatgtatctatttattatgatacttaatatggtgacctttggagtgatttctcactctataaatagagttgttcattcactattttaAGATATACATATGAAACTTACATATATTTGAATAAGAACAAAGTCTTCTCCTACATCTActtttcttgtcttcttcttataatcttgattttacaacaatattataatttttacactTTTCTGACCATTTAACacttttccttaaataaattaCACATAATTTAACTCAAATCCGAGATACACACGAAAACCCCTTAATTAGGAGTTATTAGTTTttgtctttcttcttcaaaacgAACCTCAATAACATAACATTACGTgcatctctcttcttttcttttcttttttcatttatttttgctataaaaaaattaattgagagTAGGTCCCTCAATTGAAAGGCAGCCCATTCCAGTGAGTGAACTCCAAGTATACAAACACTAGAGCATAGCAAACTAGAATTCTTTGGAACATGCTAGATGCTAATTacaattatgatataataataataatcacataCACTAATGAAATAATGCCACATGTAATAATGAATTTTCAATTGTGTTTTAATCTTCTACTCCTATGCATAAATGAAAATCATTGAgtaaattaaaacaaacatcTAGCAAAgttttaggaaaaataaataatagcaAATAAAAGAGTATACTATATGTCAAGTAGTGGAGTGATGATGATGAGTTCATTTAGCCTTAAACCCTCTCTCTTAAGTGTAGAAAAGGCATCAATAGCAAGGCcttcaaactccaaattgaTAGTCAAGGCCAGTGGGGGCAAGAAGATCACTACCGATAAACCTTATGGTATGTCCTTAGTTTTACCTTATAGTATAATATGCAAAActcatagaaaataatatttactttatacttgaaaaaaataatgttttagtTGATTGATTATGTGAATTTTCGATTTTTGGATTTAATTCTCTGTTTTGTAATACCTGATTGTGGCATACATTTATTGGATTAATGACCTTCATTTTCGAGTAAGTTTTgcaatttttaattatagtaGCAAGGAAGGAAAGAGAgttttgaatataaataatttttctcttcttctagcTGTTAAGATATTTCTAGTTAGGATGTGATCTAGAGATTAATCGACTCTGAAATAAAGTGATAATGTGGTCCACCTTAAAAAATTCCAACTATTTGatcttacataaaaaaaaataaaaaaatgtcatacTCTAGTAGTAATATACATCAACTTGGAGAGAGATTTTTGTAGTTATTGGattgtttttcttaatttgtatgaatttattctataattatttttcttgatttgtttaattttttcttcaaattaataaGCTATTGCCAATATATGAGGTTTCTCATATTCGATATTGAATAGTATTTACTTTGCAATGTGTAAATCTTTCGTTAGATTTGTAAATTCTTGTTAATATATGAGGTCTTTCATCTCCCAacgttaataatttttattttatttttgcactAATGAATCTTTGTAGCTAGTAATTTGACGAATTATgataaatagtaattattttattaccaatttttattaaaatatcatgTAATAATACATTCGATGATACACAATTAATGTGTAAATTAGGAATTAATGGAGGCTTGAACTTGCAAGATGGTGTTGATGCCTCTGGCAGGAAGGCCAAGGTTTGTTCTCATCTTGACACcttatgtcaaaaaaaaatattactacgAGTGTATCTGATACGaaggaattttttaaaaaaattatgtttaatacgtcaaatattttctttagaAAACTCGATTTTCATGATGAATAGTTTCATTTTGTGAACATATATTGTTGCTATGTATAGGGAAAGGGTGTTTACCAATTCGTGAAGAAATATGGAGCTAATGTTGATGGATACAGGTTTcgttaatttgattattatttctCATTAAGGATGGAACTTTCAAATTACTGTGGAGAtgtaaaattagttaatttatatattacttTGGATTAAAATGCAGTCCTATTTATAACCCTGATGAATGGTCCCCAAGTGGCGATGTCTATGTTGGCGGTATgacttttaattattattattatttgagttttatagttTGCGCATTATCAAATTATGCTTAGCATATTACTAGGGAAacttataatatttcaaaattaggcttaagtcatatgtggccccttaaagttgttcgtataattcatttagacactttaacaaatattgttttctattagACACTCTAACCTTAACAAATAAATACCTATTGAACATTTTTCTGACACTCAATCAAAAGAGAAAGTGCGTGTAATACACATGCACATGATGTGACAAAATagcaaatcaaataaaaacacgtggcattttaatttaaaataattatcaaaataaattttaaatattaataagtcaaaatctttaagaaaagactttaaatttttctttaaaaaaaagaaagaaattatacAACCCCCCTTCACCCACCCCGCACTCCACCCCATACAAAtctttccctttcttttctttctataaCAGCTCCACCTTCCACCTTCCACCATTGTTAATTCTCCATTTAGAACAAATAGATATTTAACATATATTaggtataaatttatcattttaatatcttttatgtCTTCTTgctcattttcatttgaattgATGGTGTTTTCTTAAAAGATTCTCATTCTtcctttgtttattttgatttcaaatttgtatttattttttttttgtttttatgtttcTACTTAGATTTGGGAGGAAGAAGGGGCGTAGATCAAGGTGGTTTGTGGCGGGAGAGGTGAAGAGGGAGAgagaagatattttattaatgatctTCATTTTTTCCGGCAAAGAAGCTGTAGatgatttccatttttttttataaataaggcatcttcatttttttgataaaagatTGTGAATGGCAATCTCCATTCGGAAGTTGACAATTattagaatattaaaaaaagaaaaagaaaacatgaaatttgtaaaagtaaatataaaataaaaaatgaccaTGGATTTGTAAAGCAAAGTGGTCTCGGATGGTGAAagagaagaagataaaaaattgttactgttaaaaaaataatgagaaaattaaagggaaagattaaaaaggaaaaggaaaaatattaaaatatgaactTCACGCGTTCACCAAGATGTGAATTACACTTTCGGTGCCACTTCAGCAaaagtgtctaaatgaattaaattcGAGTTAGTAGAGGTGTTTAATCGGTATTAGGCCTAGTTAAGgtatctaagtgaattatgtggacaactttaaggggttGTAGATGACTTAGGCCTTCAAAATTATTATGCAACATaacaatatttgaaaaatcataataattgtTGATATAGgcttttaattttgataaaccTAATTTATTCCTATAATCCACAATACAAAGactatataaacaaaaaaaaaaaaatgggagCACAATTGTAGTTGAGAATCAGAATTCAAGACCACACCTTGAATCGAGACACATTGAAATTGAGCCTCGATTCAATAATCAAGACTGGAGACTCGATCCGTGACCCTAAGGATCCATGATCTAACTTCAATTACTTGAGACTCAATACAACTATAATCCGTAACTAGAACATGACACGTGCGTGCGTATGTGTATATGTATGCATGCATGACATCTAAGATGTGTATGTgtcatgtatgtatgtgtatacATGATAGGGTATGTATGGTAACTACCatacatatgtatgtatatgcatgtatattatgttttgaaaaataaaacattttcttGTTTTCAAGCTAAATATTCTCATTCAAATTTGTTAGTAGAGGCACATTATAGTGATATTTATGAAGATTTCAGTTGATTCTTTAGATCgaacatgataaataatttagcaaataaaatgatatataaacaTACAATAACATATTGTATTGCattgataatataaatatatatatatatatatatatatatatatatatatatatatatatatcattgtcagtgtatataatttaaatttttatttattgcaggTACCACTGGCTTAGCCCTTTGGGCAATAACGTTGGCTGGACTTCTTGCAGGAGGTGCTCTGCTAGTCTACAACACAAGTTCTTTGGCGCGTTAGATAATGAAACTGAAAAAGTAATTGAATCGAAGAATCGAATTTACTCAGATATCTATCGAAATTATTATCTCATCAGCACAAATTAAGTTGTATTGTGACTTATTCAGTAAAATATATAACTTGTTAAAAGAACTTTTGGCCTcttaattaatatgtatataCTATGTACCATAATTTACAAGTTGTGAATATACttatagacaataaaattcgtgtcgagaaaataataatcaagaacgaaagattatagcaacaatcgatttattatttcaagtgcgagtgttacaatctctatgattcctctgaattcgccttttcaaatataaattcaaggaatttaaagtttgatcttgaacttggaattttttttctatcttgatcttgattttGGACTTGAACTTAAACTTGAAgttgatcttgatcttggacttgaactttatcttgatcttgactttctagttgaattcaagggcttggagcttgatcttgaatttagtggtcttgatcttgattgttcttgaacttgatcttggacttgaactttatcttgatcttgactttctaATTAAGTTCAAGGGCTTagagcttgatcttgaatctgGTGGTCTTGATCTTAATCGCTAgatcttgaacttgatcttggacttgaacttgatcttgacttgaacttgatcttgatcttgaacttgatcttgatcttgaactttatcttgatcttgactttctagTTGTATTCAAGAGCttggagcttgatcttgaatccgGTAGTCTTGATTTTGATCGTTCTTAAActtgttcttgaacttgatcttgatcttgactttctagttgaattcaagggcttggaGCTAATCTTGAATTCAGTGGTCtcgatcttgatcgttcttgaacttgatcttgatcttgaacacttgaattcttgaacttgtagagaaatttatgattttttatctacgagctttctctagcttcttgtttagaattctGGGTTcttttttctgaattatgagatccctatttatacttttagaatagaggagttgcgatTAGAACAGAGCTCCTTTcggccaatcagatttaagtgaaatatcatGTGGGCTTTATGAAGCGggctttaattaaattcatatttatctaaatttaaataattaaatcaattatattaatacaTGATATTTGTTTggactaatatattcattaagttAATATAATCCGAACAaccttataaatttatatttaataaatcttAAGTGACTACAAATGTTCCCTTTTTCAAGTCTTGTCGAGATATTTTATCTTCAAAGACTAGGcttgaagaatttgaagactTCAACTTGCATACTTGGAGATTTTAAAACTTATCTTGAAACAATTTATTCATAAGGGTTTGCCCCGATTGAGTCACCACCATTTGGTGCAAGTCTGAAGTTTTATGAAAGCTTACTCATAGATTGAACTCATGTAACAGATCAAGTGTGAACATTTAAGTTTTTTGACACTCATGCAACTGAACTTAAAATATGGTTCTAAGTGCCTACGTACCTCAATGAAGAGGATCAAGTCACAACGTAGTTCTGGAGGAGTGGTGATTTTTTGTTGTGTCGTACATAGTTTATACTCTTGCGGGCCAAGAGTGACATGTAGTTTAGGCTCGTACCTTAAGGAGCATTTTAATTTGAAGATTTAGCTCAAATTTAAAGATAATGATATACAATTTAGACTCGTGTCTCAAGAAGCATTTTAACTCGATgatttaactcaaacttgaCTATTTAAGGGACATACaatttaagctcgtgtttcaaggagcatttcaacttgaagatttaactcaaacttgaagatttaagtgacatatagtttaagctcgtgtttcaatgagcatttcaacttgaacaTTTAACTCTAACTTAAAGATTTAAGAGACATACACTTTAAGTTTGTAtttcaaggagcatttcaacttgaagatttaactcaaatttgaaaatttaagtgACACACAGTTTAAGCTCGCGtttcaaggagcatttcaacttgaagatttaactcaaacttgaaaatttaagtgacatgcagtttaagctcgtgttcaaggagcatttcaacttgaagatttaactctaacttgaagatttaagtgacatacagtttaagctcgtgtttcaatgagtatttcaacttgaaaatttaaGTGACCTAcagtttaagctcgtgtttcaaggagcatttcaacttgaagatttaactctaacttgaagatttaagtgacatacaatttaagcttgtgtttcaaggagcatttcaacttgaagatttaagtgacataccGTTTAAGCTCGTATTTCAATGAGCATTTCAACTTAAAGATTTAACTctgacttgaagatttaagtgacttacaatttaagctcgtgtttttaaggagcatttcaacttgaaaatttaagtgacatgcagtttaagctcgtgtttcaaaGAGCTTTGTAACTTGAAGTTTAAGCTCATGCGTTAAGGAGCGTCTAGATATAAATTGACTCTTCAATGTCATCTTCGAATGCAGACTTGCCCCCACTTTAGAGTTCTTTTGTATCTTCGTCTTCATGAGGTCCATAGACAGGAGATTGTTGATCTTCTCTTAAAGTCATGCTTAATTCCATGTCATGTGCACGATTTGCCAACTCTTCAAATGTATTGGGCTTTAATTCTTGCAAAATATAGTGAAGACCCCAATTCATACCTTGGATGCACATTTCAATGCTAGAAATTTCACTAAGGCGACTTTGCAATTGAGGCTCAGACTTCTCCAGCGATTGATGAAGTCAACAACTAGCTCATCTTCACCTTGACGAGCCTTTGTAAGTTCCATCTTACTAATGACACGCCTTGTGCTATAGAAACGATTAAGGAACTCTTGCTCTAATCGCTCCCAACTATCTATATAGAATTAGGTTCACCAATCAAATGCATTTTCTCTGAGAGATCAAACGAACTCTTTAACAAGATAATCACCATACGTCCCAGCAGCATTGCAATTCTCGATAAAGTGCGTTATATGTTGTTTGGGATTTCCATTGCCATCAAATTGTTAAAACTTGGGAGGTTGATAACCCTCATACATTTTCAAGTTATCAATCCTTTGTATATATGACTTTGCATATATGGGAGAAAATTTGGATGAAGAATCAGATTTGTCTTCGATTGTCTTTATGATAAAGTTCTTTAACTGATCAGTTGGAATCAAACCTTCATCTGAGATATGAATCTCTTTTATCTTTGTTTGCTTTACGCAAGATACTTCTTTGAGTTGAATTTTAGAAAGCTTCAAAGGTGACTAACTTGTTCTTCTTTCAATCAAGTTTTTTATCTTAATTGTTAGCTTTGAAACTTTAGCATCTTGTTCGTGTGCGCACTTTGCCAGCCCTTCAATTGCTTTAGTTATGCTTGCTAGTTGTTCTTC
Proteins encoded in this window:
- the LOC101252753 gene encoding photosystem II 10 kDa polypeptide, chloroplastic isoform X2; this encodes MSSSGVMMMSSFSLKPSLLSVEKASIARPSNSKLIVKASGGKKITTDKPYGINGGLNLQDGVDASGRKAKGKGVYQFVKKYGANVDGYSPIYNPDEWSPSGDVYVGDLGGRRGVDQGGLWRER
- the LOC101252753 gene encoding photosystem II 10 kDa polypeptide, chloroplastic isoform X1; translation: MSSSGVMMMSSFSLKPSLLSVEKASIARPSNSKLIVKASGGKKITTDKPYGINGGLNLQDGVDASGRKAKGKGVYQFVKKYGANVDGYSPIYNPDEWSPSGDVYVGGTTGLALWAITLAGLLAGGALLVYNTSSLAR